One window of Deltaproteobacteria bacterium genomic DNA carries:
- a CDS encoding serine/threonine-protein kinase, translating into MMSIPGYQPKETLCESHTSLILGARRIKDDLPVVLMAMRNAYPSIAEMTRYKQEYNILSILNQSDVPGIIKLHGDLALRNRHVLVLEDFGGRSLYRLKGSGTYADPNVFLQMASIISEHLGVIHAAGIIHKNINPSHILHHPESDRVKIIGFRISTFESIETVASENPHSLEGALAYISPEQTGRMHQGLEP; encoded by the coding sequence ATGATGTCAATTCCCGGATATCAGCCAAAGGAAACCCTATGTGAAAGCCACACGTCCCTGATCCTCGGCGCTCGTCGGATCAAGGACGATCTTCCGGTGGTCCTCATGGCAATGAGGAACGCTTATCCTTCCATTGCGGAGATGACCCGGTATAAACAGGAATATAACATCCTCTCCATTTTGAATCAGTCCGATGTCCCCGGCATCATTAAACTGCATGGAGATCTGGCCCTGAGAAACCGCCATGTACTGGTACTGGAGGACTTTGGCGGCCGCTCTCTGTACCGGCTGAAGGGATCCGGCACATATGCAGACCCCAATGTTTTTCTGCAGATGGCTTCCATAATTTCAGAACACCTCGGGGTCATCCATGCCGCAGGCATCATCCATAAGAACATCAACCCATCCCATATCCTCCATCATCCGGAATCAGACCGGGTCAAAATCATCGGCTTCAGAATTTCCACCTTCGAATCCATTGAAACCGTCGCCTCGGAAAACCCGCATTCCCTGGAAGGGGCCTTGGCGTACATCTCTCCAGAGCAGACAGGCCGCATGCATCAGGGCCTGGAACCCTGA
- a CDS encoding Hpt domain-containing protein, translating into METERIVVHADPDLADDIPWYMGQVREYIEAIGAALEKDDFETIRDAGHRMKGSGETFGFDAVSEIGKSIEMAAKELNTGDIKNQVQNLSEYIDRVEVVYEEAES; encoded by the coding sequence ATGGAAACAGAACGGATCGTCGTGCATGCGGACCCGGACCTGGCCGATGACATTCCCTGGTATATGGGGCAGGTACGGGAATATATAGAAGCCATTGGTGCGGCCCTTGAAAAAGACGATTTCGAAACCATTCGGGATGCGGGCCACCGCATGAAGGGAAGCGGGGAAACCTTTGGGTTTGACGCGGTTTCGGAGATAGGAAAATCCATTGAAATGGCGGCAAAGGAACTGAATACGGGTGATATCAAAAACCAGGTCCAGAACCTTTCCGAATATATCGACCGAGTAGAGGTCGTCTACGAAGAAGCCGAAAGCTGA
- a CDS encoding GNAT family N-acetyltransferase: MLDVDPFFGKSVPALKHDQEDRLKGVAFRYEVLPKDVEDVRALVEKTGFFRVDEISVAAELVAERLNRGPESAYYFVLSEEGSRLSGYVCYGPIPCTIGSYDLYWIAVDPTFQGKGLGRSLLHEAERLIREMGGTRIYVETSSRGQYVSTRIFYERCGYMLASVLDDFYGPDDSKAIFLKVLTSSTG, translated from the coding sequence ATGTTGGACGTTGATCCTTTTTTTGGTAAAAGCGTGCCTGCCCTAAAACATGACCAGGAAGATCGTCTAAAAGGCGTAGCGTTCCGCTACGAGGTCCTCCCCAAGGATGTGGAGGACGTGCGCGCCCTTGTAGAAAAGACCGGGTTCTTTCGCGTCGACGAGATATCGGTTGCGGCCGAGCTGGTGGCCGAGCGCTTGAACCGGGGGCCGGAGAGCGCATATTATTTTGTCCTGTCTGAGGAGGGGAGTCGGCTTTCAGGGTATGTGTGCTATGGCCCCATCCCTTGTACAATCGGGTCTTATGATCTGTATTGGATTGCTGTGGATCCCACGTTCCAGGGAAAAGGCCTTGGTAGATCTCTTCTCCATGAGGCCGAGCGTCTCATCCGGGAGATGGGCGGGACCCGAATATATGTGGAAACCTCCTCCCGGGGCCAGTATGTCAGCACCCGTATCTTCTATGAGCGTTGCGGGTACATGCTCGCATCTGTGCTCGATGACTTCTACGGCCCCGACGACAGCAAGGCAATCTTCCTCAAGGTACTGACGTCTTCCACAGGGTAA
- a CDS encoding response regulator: MKRKKLGEILQEAGVLSEEQVQEALKISGQTGKRIGKVFVEMGWVSEMDICRTLSKQLGIRMISLKNVKVDPKILRLLPAKLCFKRRLIPLSIRGREVAVAMSNPIDYEAMDEVTFVCGYRVHVVIATEHEVLDILIRSYPSDEAIIKGLDKAEYTADVVNVVEDIKDLGAIPPEKLEKAAKGGVIRQLTIILILCLFMAPVCTAGDVPTLQLQPGQDHYDLSPYAEILEDKERKWTIDDVTTPPLSDQFKLVDSQTPNLGMSASAFWLRFTVKAEPGPGDSPTPQKWLLDVDWPFPLFTQFYIPRSARDTGGASEGWIMEEVGTSAGAFPGRSHRKLPFFHLPNDLEKPVTCYLRLQGASDILLPLNIYQDAAYLDVSIVKKTWKSINYGVIFSMAAFNLFLFISLRSRSYLWYVLYLLSFAVYVYGHIDTTFLGGIGPHEFMRHGRVVLFFGGTFFVFLVMFTRSFLATKQNYPLGDKVLVIFLALCLILVVSSLFGDIRVLSQCLSLLIFISSFIFVWIGLACWKRGFKPARFFLLAEIIACISGVYYALILEGVLPYFQLSFEIFETSISLEAVLLSLALGDRIRTFRQEKELAARANQSKSEFLAIMSHEIRTPMNAILGMADLLRESSLTPEQKKYVHILSNAGEGLLDLINDILDLSKVEAGQIGLEETGFDLLAVVERIGELMALRAHEKGLELLCHVLPDTPVHLVGDPIRLRQVLVNLIGNAVKFTHKGEIVLEVRTAEEREGTVSLEFSVRDTGIGIPKDKQDIIFETFSQADTSTTREYGGTGLGLAISRRLARLMGGDIRVESRPGEGSTFSFTAWFQVDPKPAATKMPVPSDIKGVRALVVDDNATNRLILNETLTSWGLEVSEAKSGSECLEIIAEAERTHQPFPLILLDSRMPGMDGFETARKIKERFDHMKQTLLLITSEESSRDISRAREIGISIYLVKPVKRQELKEAIQTALGKAEAPPQEEAPDTKGETEETIRPLHILLVEDAKENQIVVKAFLKKSPHTIEVAENGEIAVDKFVSGDYDLVLMDMRMPVMDGYTATREIRKWEKETNKDATPIIALTAHALADDRQKCLNAGCTDYLSKPLKKAALFDKISVYSSFSRG, translated from the coding sequence ATGAAACGCAAAAAACTTGGCGAGATCCTTCAGGAAGCCGGCGTTCTGAGCGAAGAGCAGGTCCAGGAGGCCCTGAAAATATCCGGCCAGACAGGGAAACGCATCGGGAAGGTTTTCGTTGAAATGGGGTGGGTCTCCGAGATGGACATCTGCCGCACCCTGTCCAAACAGTTGGGCATCCGGATGATCAGCCTCAAGAATGTCAAAGTGGACCCCAAGATACTGCGACTCCTCCCTGCAAAGCTCTGTTTCAAAAGGCGCTTGATACCCCTGTCCATCAGGGGCCGGGAGGTTGCCGTGGCCATGAGCAACCCCATTGACTACGAGGCCATGGATGAGGTGACCTTTGTTTGCGGCTATCGTGTCCATGTGGTCATCGCCACGGAACATGAGGTTCTGGACATCCTGATCCGTTCATATCCCTCCGATGAGGCGATCATAAAAGGACTTGACAAGGCAGAATACACCGCCGATGTGGTGAATGTCGTCGAGGACATCAAGGACTTGGGCGCGATACCGCCCGAAAAGCTGGAAAAGGCGGCCAAGGGCGGGGTTATCCGTCAGCTCACGATAATCCTGATCCTGTGCCTGTTCATGGCCCCTGTCTGCACGGCAGGAGATGTTCCAACGCTTCAGCTCCAGCCCGGTCAGGATCACTATGACCTGTCGCCCTACGCAGAAATCCTAGAGGACAAAGAGAGAAAATGGACCATCGATGATGTGACGACTCCCCCCTTGTCGGACCAATTCAAACTTGTGGACTCACAGACCCCGAACCTGGGCATGAGCGCTTCTGCATTCTGGCTCCGTTTCACAGTCAAGGCCGAGCCAGGCCCAGGAGACAGCCCGACCCCACAAAAATGGCTTCTTGACGTGGACTGGCCGTTTCCTTTGTTTACACAATTCTATATCCCCAGGTCCGCCAGGGATACGGGCGGCGCATCAGAGGGGTGGATCATGGAGGAGGTTGGAACCTCCGCAGGCGCCTTCCCCGGCCGATCCCATCGGAAACTCCCCTTTTTTCATCTCCCGAACGATCTTGAAAAACCCGTCACCTGCTATCTGCGATTACAAGGCGCATCAGATATCCTGTTGCCCCTCAATATCTATCAAGATGCCGCCTATCTTGACGTATCCATTGTGAAAAAGACATGGAAAAGCATCAACTATGGCGTCATCTTTTCCATGGCAGCATTCAACCTGTTTCTCTTTATCAGCCTTCGGAGCAGAAGCTACCTCTGGTATGTCCTTTACCTGCTGTCTTTCGCCGTCTATGTGTATGGTCATATTGACACCACTTTCTTAGGGGGCATCGGCCCCCACGAATTTATGCGACATGGGCGCGTGGTCCTCTTCTTTGGGGGGACATTTTTCGTCTTCCTGGTGATGTTTACCCGATCATTCCTGGCCACAAAACAAAACTACCCCCTGGGCGACAAGGTGCTGGTCATCTTTTTGGCCTTATGCCTGATACTTGTGGTGTCGAGCCTGTTTGGTGATATCCGGGTCTTAAGTCAATGCCTTTCACTATTGATTTTTATCTCATCCTTTATTTTTGTCTGGATCGGCCTGGCATGCTGGAAGCGGGGTTTCAAACCGGCGAGGTTTTTTTTGCTGGCTGAAATTATCGCATGTATTTCAGGCGTTTATTACGCCCTCATCTTGGAGGGGGTACTCCCCTACTTCCAGTTGTCTTTTGAAATATTTGAGACCTCGATCTCTCTGGAGGCCGTTTTGCTCTCCCTGGCCCTCGGGGACCGCATCCGTACCTTCAGACAGGAAAAGGAACTGGCGGCCCGCGCAAACCAGTCCAAGAGTGAGTTTTTGGCCATCATGAGCCATGAGATCCGGACGCCGATGAATGCCATCCTGGGCATGGCCGATCTCCTCCGGGAATCTTCTCTGACCCCTGAACAGAAAAAATATGTCCATATCCTGAGCAATGCCGGAGAAGGACTTCTGGACCTGATCAATGATATTCTGGATCTCTCCAAGGTGGAGGCCGGACAGATTGGGTTGGAGGAAACCGGTTTTGATCTCCTGGCCGTGGTTGAGCGGATCGGTGAACTCATGGCACTGAGGGCCCACGAGAAGGGACTGGAACTCCTCTGTCATGTGCTGCCCGACACACCGGTGCACCTTGTGGGAGACCCTATCAGGTTACGGCAGGTCCTGGTGAATCTAATCGGAAATGCGGTGAAGTTCACCCACAAGGGCGAGATCGTCCTGGAAGTAAGGACGGCTGAGGAGCGTGAGGGCACAGTGTCGCTCGAATTCTCGGTTCGGGATACCGGGATCGGCATCCCAAAGGATAAGCAGGACATAATCTTCGAGACCTTCAGCCAGGCCGATACCTCCACCACACGGGAGTATGGGGGTACGGGTCTGGGCCTGGCCATTTCCCGGCGTCTGGCCAGGTTGATGGGCGGGGATATCCGGGTAGAGAGTCGCCCGGGTGAGGGAAGCACCTTCTCTTTCACCGCGTGGTTCCAGGTCGATCCCAAGCCCGCGGCAACAAAGATGCCGGTTCCTTCGGATATTAAAGGGGTTCGGGCCCTGGTGGTTGATGACAATGCCACCAATCGCCTCATTCTCAATGAAACACTGACCTCCTGGGGGTTGGAGGTCAGTGAGGCCAAAAGCGGTTCGGAGTGCCTGGAGATCATTGCGGAGGCCGAAAGGACCCATCAACCGTTCCCCTTGATCCTGTTAGACAGCAGAATGCCTGGAATGGACGGGTTTGAAACCGCGCGGAAGATCAAGGAGCGCTTCGATCATATGAAACAAACCTTGCTGCTGATTACCTCGGAAGAGAGCAGCCGGGATATCTCAAGGGCCAGGGAGATCGGCATTTCGATCTATCTGGTTAAACCGGTCAAGCGCCAGGAGTTGAAAGAGGCGATTCAAACAGCACTTGGAAAGGCAGAGGCGCCCCCTCAGGAGGAAGCCCCGGACACAAAGGGAGAAACGGAAGAAACGATCCGTCCTCTCCATATCCTCCTGGTGGAAGATGCAAAAGAGAACCAGATCGTGGTCAAGGCCTTCTTAAAAAAGAGTCCGCACACCATTGAAGTCGCCGAAAACGGGGAAATCGCCGTGGATAAATTCGTATCCGGAGACTATGACCTTGTGCTCATGGACATGCGTATGCCGGTCATGGACGGCTATACCGCGACCCGTGAGATCCGGAAGTGGGAAAAGGAAACCAACAAAGACGCCACTCCGATCATCGCCCTCACCGCCCATGCCCTGGCGGATGACCGTCAGAAATGCCTGAATGCAGGGTGCACCGATTATCTGTCCAAGCCGCTGAAAAAGGCAGCACTCTTTGACAAGATTTCTGTCTATTCCAGTTTCAGCCGTGGATGA
- a CDS encoding nucleotidyl transferase AbiEii/AbiGii toxin family protein: MFTKLLRTIALVLDRKRIPYMVIGGQAVLLHGEPRMTRDIDVTVGIGTDKIDQMLDAVGSVGLKPLVDPTDFTLRTMVLPCQDPKSHIRVDFIFSFSPYERQAMEMVRLVNMEGVDVKFASAEDLVIHKIFAGRPRDMEDVKSILIKNPEMDTPYIRRWLNDLAEATGESFVDRFESVLKNAS; the protein is encoded by the coding sequence ATGTTCACAAAACTTCTTAGAACAATCGCCCTGGTGCTGGATCGAAAACGCATCCCCTATATGGTCATTGGAGGGCAGGCTGTTCTCCTCCACGGAGAGCCCCGCATGACTCGAGACATCGATGTGACCGTTGGGATTGGAACCGACAAAATTGATCAGATGTTGGATGCCGTTGGATCAGTTGGATTAAAACCTCTCGTAGACCCTACCGATTTTACTCTTCGAACCATGGTCCTTCCCTGTCAAGATCCCAAAAGCCACATCCGTGTTGATTTCATCTTTTCTTTTTCTCCCTATGAGCGTCAAGCCATGGAAATGGTACGCCTGGTGAACATGGAAGGCGTCGACGTAAAGTTCGCATCGGCTGAGGATCTTGTAATACATAAAATCTTTGCCGGAAGGCCCCGTGATATGGAAGATGTCAAATCCATCCTGATCAAAAACCCCGAAATGGACACCCCTTACATCCGTCGCTGGCTGAATGACCTGGCAGAGGCCACAGGTGAGTCTTTTGTTGATCGTTTTGAGAGTGTTCTGAAAAATGCCTCTTGA
- a CDS encoding ABC transporter permease, with protein MLRRILALMIKEIFAIVIDPKSRMVLIVPPIVQLMVFGYAATFDLEHVTYAVYNEDRGRASRDLLARLEGSPNFQLAARLESDREVRPLIDDRKVMAVVHIGPRFSEDLLRGRPARVQVVVDGRNSNTAMIVLNYVRGVVTGFNTAWSAGRGDAPAPAELRIRFWFNPNLDSRWFIIPGLVALLTLVVSLLLTALSVAREREAGTFDQMLATPLRPVEILIGKALPGFIIGMAEATFILLMAMLWFEVPFRGAFLPLYAGLFMFLLSAVGAGLMISSLSVTQQQALLGTFLFLVPSIILSGFATPIANMPPAVQYLTYLNPLRYFLIIVRSVFLEAASFDLLWNLYWPMALIGAASLVIAGWLFRRRMY; from the coding sequence ATGCTGCGCCGCATACTGGCCTTGATGATCAAGGAAATATTCGCCATTGTCATTGACCCCAAGAGCCGGATGGTCCTGATCGTCCCCCCCATTGTCCAGCTCATGGTGTTCGGATATGCAGCGACCTTCGATCTGGAGCATGTGACCTATGCCGTGTACAATGAGGACCGGGGCCGGGCCTCGAGGGACCTCCTGGCGCGGCTGGAGGGATCGCCCAACTTCCAACTGGCGGCCCGGTTAGAGAGCGACCGGGAGGTGAGGCCCCTCATCGATGACCGGAAGGTCATGGCCGTGGTCCACATAGGGCCCAGGTTTTCGGAGGACCTCCTGCGGGGCCGACCGGCGCGTGTTCAAGTGGTGGTGGACGGCCGCAACTCCAATACGGCCATGATTGTGCTCAATTATGTGCGGGGCGTTGTCACGGGCTTCAACACTGCCTGGTCCGCGGGCCGGGGAGATGCCCCGGCCCCGGCAGAGTTGCGCATTCGATTCTGGTTCAATCCCAACCTGGATTCCCGCTGGTTCATTATTCCGGGCCTGGTGGCCCTCCTGACCCTGGTGGTAAGTCTCCTCCTGACGGCCCTGTCCGTGGCCAGGGAGAGGGAGGCCGGCACCTTCGATCAGATGCTGGCGACCCCCCTGAGGCCGGTGGAGATCCTCATCGGCAAGGCCCTCCCCGGATTTATCATCGGCATGGCCGAGGCCACCTTTATCCTCCTGATGGCCATGTTATGGTTCGAGGTCCCTTTCAGGGGCGCCTTCCTGCCCCTCTATGCGGGTCTTTTCATGTTCCTCTTATCCGCGGTGGGCGCGGGCCTCATGATCTCGTCCCTCTCGGTCACCCAGCAGCAGGCCCTTTTGGGGACTTTCCTGTTTCTGGTCCCTTCCATCATCCTATCAGGCTTCGCCACCCCCATCGCCAACATGCCCCCGGCGGTCCAGTATCTCACCTACCTCAACCCCCTGCGTTATTTCCTCATCATCGTCCGGTCGGTCTTCTTGGAGGCCGCATCCTTCGATCTCCTCTGGAACCTCTACTGGCCCATGGCCCTGATCGGCGCGGCAAGCCTGGTCATTGCCGGGTGGCTCTTTCGTCGAAGGATGTATTGA
- a CDS encoding D-alanine--D-alanine ligase has product MRLAVVHHAVGPDAPADEQDVLDQAAAVASALEALGHEMSVLPCTLNLEHIRGNLTSRRVEAVFNLVESLHGTGRLIHLFPALLDAMGLPYTGSSALSILTTSHKILAKRRLRAAGIATPSWVGPFPPDGSGDDVSGAVKDAGDVWIIKSLWEHASIGLDETSIVEGRREDVAAMLPQRASLLGGACFAERFVEGREFNLSVLTGSEGPQVLPPAEILFKDVAPGAPRMVGYQAKWDPGSHACQNTPRRFSEGGEDGPLLHELTEVALRCWDLFSLKGYARVDFRVDDQGRPWVLEVNANPCLSPDAGFAAALQQARIPFEEAIRRILEETVGIGD; this is encoded by the coding sequence GTGCGCTTAGCTGTTGTCCACCATGCGGTCGGCCCGGATGCCCCAGCCGACGAACAGGATGTCCTGGACCAGGCTGCGGCCGTGGCCTCGGCCCTCGAGGCCCTGGGACACGAGATGAGCGTCCTTCCCTGCACCCTCAATCTGGAACATATTCGTGGGAACCTGACGAGCCGGCGGGTCGAGGCGGTCTTCAATCTCGTGGAATCGCTCCATGGAACAGGCCGGCTGATCCATCTGTTTCCTGCCCTTTTAGATGCGATGGGCCTCCCCTATACGGGGTCGAGCGCCCTCTCGATCCTGACCACCAGCCATAAGATCCTGGCCAAGAGACGTCTTCGGGCCGCAGGGATTGCGACCCCTTCCTGGGTGGGACCGTTTCCGCCGGACGGGAGCGGGGACGATGTTTCCGGTGCTGTAAAAGACGCAGGGGATGTGTGGATCATCAAGTCCCTGTGGGAACACGCATCCATCGGTCTGGACGAAACATCCATTGTTGAGGGGAGGAGGGAGGACGTGGCCGCCATGCTCCCGCAAAGGGCGTCCCTCCTGGGCGGCGCCTGTTTTGCCGAGCGGTTTGTGGAGGGCCGGGAGTTCAACCTGTCCGTCCTGACGGGGTCTGAAGGTCCCCAGGTCCTCCCTCCGGCCGAGATCCTGTTTAAGGACGTTGCGCCAGGCGCCCCCCGCATGGTAGGCTACCAGGCCAAGTGGGACCCGGGCTCCCATGCCTGTCAGAACACCCCCCGGCGATTCTCAGAAGGCGGCGAGGATGGCCCACTGCTTCACGAACTTACCGAGGTGGCCCTCCGGTGCTGGGACCTTTTTTCATTGAAGGGCTATGCGCGGGTGGACTTCCGGGTGGACGACCAGGGAAGGCCGTGGGTTCTGGAGGTGAATGCCAACCCGTGTCTCTCGCCGGACGCCGGATTTGCCGCGGCCCTGCAGCAGGCGCGCATACCTTTTGAGGAAGCCATCAGGCGAATCCTTGAGGAGACTGTTGGAATTGGCGATTAG
- a CDS encoding D-alanine--D-alanine ligase: MRIGLTYDLQSEYLAQGYGEEETAEFDRDDTIEAIEGALAELGHQAERIGNARNLVEALAGGAAWDLVFNIAEGLHGMGREAQVPAILEVYGIPYTFSDPLVLSLTLHKGMTKRVIRDAGLATAPFLVVGPGESVPSVPFPPPYFVKPVAEGTGKGVTPESLVHREEDLPGVCTRLAARFHQPVLVEGFLPGREFTVGIVGTGSKAEVLGAIEVVLGNRAEAGMYSYGNKKHYEDRVEYRLCRAQDDPLIAQVEALALMAYTVLECRDAGRVDIRCDGEGRPHFLEINPLAGIHPVISDLPIICNFLKIPYISLIGRIVASALERV; encoded by the coding sequence ATGCGCATCGGACTGACCTACGACCTCCAGAGCGAATACCTGGCCCAGGGATACGGCGAGGAGGAGACGGCCGAATTTGATCGGGACGACACCATCGAGGCCATCGAAGGGGCCCTGGCCGAGCTGGGCCACCAGGCCGAGCGCATCGGAAATGCCCGGAACCTGGTGGAGGCCCTGGCCGGGGGCGCAGCGTGGGATCTGGTCTTCAACATTGCCGAGGGGCTTCACGGCATGGGCCGCGAGGCCCAGGTCCCGGCTATCCTGGAGGTGTACGGCATTCCCTATACCTTCTCTGATCCGTTGGTCCTGAGCCTCACCCTTCACAAGGGGATGACCAAGCGGGTCATCCGGGATGCGGGACTGGCCACTGCGCCGTTCCTGGTGGTGGGGCCCGGTGAGTCGGTCCCATCGGTTCCCTTTCCGCCGCCCTATTTTGTCAAGCCCGTGGCCGAGGGGACGGGCAAGGGCGTGACCCCGGAGTCCCTGGTCCACCGGGAGGAGGACCTGCCCGGGGTCTGCACCCGGCTGGCAGCGCGATTTCATCAACCCGTGCTGGTGGAAGGCTTCCTCCCCGGCCGGGAGTTTACGGTGGGCATCGTGGGCACCGGGTCGAAGGCCGAGGTGCTGGGCGCCATCGAGGTGGTCCTGGGGAACCGGGCCGAGGCGGGCATGTATTCCTATGGGAACAAGAAGCACTACGAAGACCGGGTGGAATACCGGCTCTGCCGTGCCCAGGATGATCCGCTCATCGCCCAGGTGGAGGCCCTAGCCCTGATGGCCTACACGGTCCTGGAATGCCGGGATGCGGGGAGGGTGGATATCCGGTGCGACGGGGAGGGCCGCCCCCATTTTTTGGAGATCAACCCCCTGGCCGGGATTCATCCGGTCATATCCGACCTGCCGATTATCTGTAACTTTTTGAAAATTCCTTACATCTCTCTCATCGGCCGGATCGTGGCCTCGGCCCTGGAGAGGGTTTGA
- a CDS encoding KamA family radical SAM protein, whose translation MHETTQESSPSEFLIDENDEPPSGEEAEEPPSGFAALPFQHAHSAPFVITPTHSFPVPPFVQPRRVARTSPGTRAFRKRFYPQVKDTQWNDWHWQIQNRIRTLQQAEMMLHLSPPERDALVHLGTSLPFGVTPYYMSLLAVDNPLDPLRRCVIPTAYEQMASPGEADDPLGEDSQSPVPGLVHRYPDRVLFLLSDFCSTYCRYCTRSRMVGHGSLTPQRDRLEAALAYIRRTPTVRDILLSGGDPLTMGEEKLEWVLKGLRSIPHVEIVRIGTKVPAVLPQRITPALVRMLRKYHPLWISVHFIHPDECTPESARACAMLADAGIPLGSQTVLLKGINDRVETMTALVHALLKMRVRPYYLYQCDPISGSAHFRTPVEKGLEIIRGLRGFTSGYAVPTYVIDAPGGGGKVPLMPDYVAGRQGDALILRNYEEKFFSYPDAADASCPDGLYQ comes from the coding sequence ATGCACGAGACCACGCAAGAAAGTAGTCCATCTGAGTTCCTGATAGACGAAAACGACGAACCTCCCAGCGGAGAAGAAGCCGAGGAGCCCCCCAGCGGATTTGCGGCGCTCCCCTTCCAGCACGCCCATTCCGCCCCGTTTGTCATTACCCCGACCCATTCCTTTCCTGTTCCACCCTTTGTCCAGCCCAGACGCGTTGCCCGGACCAGCCCCGGGACCCGGGCCTTCCGCAAACGGTTTTATCCCCAGGTGAAAGACACCCAGTGGAACGACTGGCACTGGCAGATCCAGAACCGCATTCGAACCCTGCAACAGGCCGAGATGATGCTCCACCTGTCGCCCCCGGAGCGGGATGCCCTGGTGCATCTCGGGACATCGCTCCCCTTCGGGGTAACCCCCTATTATATGAGCCTGCTCGCTGTGGACAATCCTCTGGATCCCCTGCGCCGCTGCGTGATCCCGACCGCATATGAGCAGATGGCGTCGCCGGGGGAAGCGGATGACCCTTTGGGCGAGGACTCCCAGAGCCCGGTACCGGGCCTGGTGCACCGGTATCCCGACCGGGTCCTTTTTCTGCTGAGCGATTTCTGCTCCACCTATTGCCGCTATTGCACCCGCTCCAGGATGGTGGGCCATGGATCGCTTACACCTCAGCGGGATCGATTAGAGGCGGCCCTGGCCTATATTCGACGGACGCCCACGGTTCGGGATATCCTACTTTCGGGAGGCGATCCGCTGACCATGGGAGAGGAGAAGCTGGAGTGGGTCCTCAAGGGATTGAGGTCCATTCCCCATGTGGAGATCGTGAGGATCGGGACCAAGGTCCCGGCGGTGCTCCCCCAGCGCATCACTCCGGCCCTTGTGCGCATGCTGAGAAAATATCACCCTCTCTGGATCAGCGTGCACTTCATCCACCCGGACGAATGTACGCCCGAGAGCGCCAGGGCGTGCGCCATGCTGGCGGACGCCGGTATTCCTTTGGGATCTCAGACCGTGTTGCTGAAGGGAATCAATGACCGGGTGGAGACCATGACCGCCCTGGTTCACGCCCTCCTCAAGATGCGGGTCCGGCCCTACTACCTCTACCAGTGTGACCCCATCTCCGGCTCGGCCCATTTCAGGACCCCGGTGGAGAAGGGCCTGGAGATCATTCGAGGGCTCAGGGGCTTCACCAGCGGCTATGCCGTGCCCACCTATGTCATTGACGCCCCCGGCGGGGGGGGCAAGGTTCCGCTGATGCCCGATTACGTGGCCGGAAGGCAGGGCGACGCCCTGATCCTGCGCAACTATGAAGAGAAGTTTTTCAGCTATCCCGATGCCGCGGACGCCTCCTGTCCGGACGGGCTGTATCAATAG